In Nycticebus coucang isolate mNycCou1 chromosome 9, mNycCou1.pri, whole genome shotgun sequence, the following are encoded in one genomic region:
- the VRTN gene encoding vertnin, with translation MTSRDQLVQQVVGELQEAVESEGLEGLVGVALQAKRVLSSITLPTCQEAGRGLQVLEVDSVALSLYPDDAPRSMLPLVCKGEGSLLFEAASMLLWGDTGLSLELRARTVVEMLLHRHYYLQGMIDSKVMLQAVRHSLRSEESPEMTSLPPATLEAIFDADIKATCFPNSFCNMWHLYALASVLQRNIYSIYPMRNLKIRPYFNRVIRPRRCDHLPSTLHIMWAGQPLTSHFFRHQYFAPVVRLEEVEAEDAPSLAPAPPTLAPLPPPAKALELLNREPGLSYFHLCERYSVTKSTFYRWRRQSQEQRQTVAARFSAKHFLRDSLYSGGLMPLQQFLQRFPEVSRSTYYAWKHELLGSGSCPALAPKEVLAMAELEKLPEEQVGEGLGGSPLAASNPGMVLMQRAKLYLEHCISLNTLVPYRCFKRRFPCVSRSTYYNWRRKALRRNPSFKPAPALSASGAAQPAPAGDVTLLPWKGEEGEGAGKAIVRGPPGPRGLMPLKMPFSRWQRRLRRAARKRVLRGHLPFCRFRLLYPTLSPSTFWVWKSLARPWPRGMSKLQVQASTSGKGRQEAQEKEVDRNMTAVLAPHAGTLPVGASSGEEPVDAEGGPSRAGALQERATALGQPHGGPLSNHPVVAGGREDQVLVMDMITTTKFKAQAKLFLQKRFQSKSFPSYKEFSALFPLTARSTYYMWKRALYDGLTLVDG, from the coding sequence ATGACTTCTCGGGACCAGCTGGTTCAGCAGGTGGTAGGGGAGCTGCAGGAGGCCGTGGAATCCGAGGGCTTGGAGGGTCTCGTTGGTGTTGCCCTCCAGGCCAAGCGAGTCCTATCTTCCATTACTCTCCCCACCTGCCAGGAGGCAGGCCGTGGCCTCCAGGTGCTGGAAGTAGACTCCGTGGCTCTGAGCCTGTACCCAGACGATGCTCCACGGAGCATGCTGCCGCTGGTGTGCAAGGGCGAGGGCAGCCTGTTGTTCGAGGCGGCCAGCATGCTGCTGTGGGGTGACACAGGCCTCAGCCTAGAGCTGCGGGCACGCACCGTGGTGGAGATGCTGTTGCACAGACACTACTACCTCCAGGGCATGATCGACTCCAAAGTGATGCTGCAGGCTGTCCGTCACTCCCTGCGCTCTGAGGAGTCCCCTGAGATGACCAGCCTGCCACCTGCCACGCTGGAGGCCATCTTTGATGCAGATATCAAGGCTACTTGCTTCCCCAACAGCTTCTGCAATATGTGGCACTTGTATGCCCTGGCCTCTGTCCTTCAGCGTAACATCTATTCCATCTACCCCATGCGGAACCTCAAGATCCGGCCGTACTTTAACCGGGTCATCCGGCCCCGCCGCTGTGACCACCTGCCCTCCACGCTGCACATCATGTGGGCTGGCCAACCCCTCACCAGCCACTTCTTCCGCCACCAGTACTTTGCCCCAGTGGTGAGGCTGGAGGAGGTGGAGGCTGAAGATGCGCCCAGCCTGGCCCCGGCTCCTCCAACCCTGGCCCCACTGCCACCACCCGCCAAGGCCCTGGAGCTGCTCAACCGAGAGCCTGGCCTCAGCTACTTCCACCTCTGTGAACGCTACAGTGTCACCAAGAGCACGTTCTACCGCTGGAGGCGGCAGTCCCAGGAGCAGCGGCAGACGGTGGCCGCCCGCTTCTCGGCCAAGCACTTCCTGCGGGACAGCCTGTACAGCGGGGGCCTCATGCCGCTGCAGCAGTTCCTCCAGCGCTTCCCTGAGGTTTCCCGTTCCACCTACTATGCCTGGAAGCATGAGCTGCTGGGCTCTGGCTCCTGCCCGGCCCTGGCTCCCAAGGAGGTGCTGGCCATGGCAGAGCTGGAGAAACTGCCAGAGGAGCAAGTGGGCGAGGGCCTGGGGGGCTCCCCGCTGGCAGCGTCAAACCCTGGAATGGTCTTAATGCAGCGGGCCAAGTTGTACCTAGAGCATTGCATCTCCCTGAACACACTGGTACCCTATCGCTGCTTCAAACGCAGATTCCCTTGCGTCTCTCGCTCCACCTACTACAACTGGCGGCGAAAGGCCCTCCGGAGGAATCCCAGCTTCAAGCCGGCACCAGCCCTGTCAGCTTCCGGGGCTGCCCAGCCAGCACCTGCTGGGGACGTGACCCTGCTCCCTTGGAAGGGTGAGGAGGGCGAAGGGGCAGGGAAAGCAATAGTTAGGGGCCCACCGGGGCCCCGGGGGCTCATGCCGCTGAAGATGCCCTTTTCCCGTTGGCAGAGGCGCCTGCGCAGGGCTGCGCGCAAGCGGGTGCTGAGGGGGCATCTCCCCTTCTGCCGCTTCCGCCTCCTCTACCCCACTCTGTCCCCTTCTACTTTTTGGGTCTGGAAGAGCCTTGCCCGGCCCTGGCCTAGAGGCATGTCCAAGCTTCAGGTGCAGGCCTCCACCTCAGGCAAAGGGCGGCAGGAGGCCCAGGAGAAGGAGGTTGACAGGAATATGACAgctgtgctggccccacatgcaggGACTCTGCCAGTGGGGGCTTCTTCAGGAGAGGAACCAGTAGATGCTGAGGGAGGGCCTTCCAGAGCGGGGGCCTTGCAAGAGAGGGCTACAGCCCTGGGCCAGCCCCACGGTGGCCCCCTGTCAAACCACCCTGTGgtggcaggaggcagggaggacCAGGTGCTGGTGATGGATATGATCACAACCACGAAGTTCAAGGCCCAAGCCAAGCTATTCTTGCAGAAACGCTTCCAGTCGAAGAGCTTCCCCTCCTACAAGGAGTTCAGTGCCCTCTTCCCCCTGACTGCCCGCTCCACCTACTACATGTGGAAGCGTGCCCTCTATGATGGCCTCACCCTGGTGGATGGCTGA